The proteins below are encoded in one region of Phalacrocorax aristotelis chromosome 13, bGulAri2.1, whole genome shotgun sequence:
- the ZNF335 gene encoding zinc finger protein 335 isoform X7 has protein sequence MRAAGCGSDGGDGGLPPLRSSLGGPGRAGMEENAVESSSDAAQRAAREEPSESGLGIGSSEAVSADSSDAASVPDPLSREDDSNVGQSSDSSGGSLEEVSESSSSTDVVPRIYLPDSSSIAQSTLVSSVSTVSQSIMVSESPQVLVHSSIITDGAAIVSDSTTSTSSDLGSAIDKIIESTIGPDIIQSCIAVTSAEDGGAETTQYLILQGPDDGAPMVSQMATSALANSLAIEAVADGPTSTCLDQPGPSDPSKQLEVLELPARPDQAQEEDGEEELGQPDMDALEEMMEVVVVQQFKCKMCQYKSVSKKTLINHMKERHFQPVGSALVLKKGRPRKGGSASKTAEEEAPEEEEDDDIMDAGAIDDPEEDSDYNPAEDEPRGRQPKYSRTVPTSSEERPRRRPGRPRKFPRLDDMTQDMPEGGEVEPLVTSQSTPNHELQNSGEASSSGQQNRTSDSLAEPSINQSDSENKDRSSSTGPEEADIVPRRRGRPSRRFLGKKYRKYMGRRYYYKSPKPLMRPYLCRICGSRFLTHDDLRFHVNSHEANDPQLFKCLQCSYRSRRWSSLKEHMFNHVGSKPYKCEECNYTSVYKKDVIRHSTVHSRDRKKRADPPPKLNSFPCPVCNRIYPMQKRLTQHMKTHSTEKPHMCDKCGKSFKKRYTFKMHLLTHIQAIANRRFKCEFCDYVCEDKKVLLNHQLSHMNDKPYKCSFCKYSTFREDFLVSHMAVKHTGGKPFACEFCHFTTKHKKNLRLHVHCRHADSFEEWAQRHPEEPPCRRRPFFTLQQIEELKQQHSQVQAPAEPEASAPAVTGAEPPILSQDSLGGATIIYEQDVAGSAELATQTALDLLLNMSTQRELATGSLQVAVVKPADSGEAQAPCEPQAQEEEAEMGSKEQQKLVTLHVAEPGETLVREAYEEAALGGSELQQITIPFGGTTEYSIITPISEEIQAPGTLYSSEEESPVETSHAVVVSEAVLTEEALKDHNNHYIMSSSVPGNQFHQIEPLSGDAAFPSAAEGQEAQPAGVKWPLVQCVTRQLQKDSSLSPASEGQEVSSPKVKWPALQGMAKKLSCKVSTAKKLSCKISTAKKFSCKICTAMFTGRAEMESHKRAHMGPSTFKCPDCPFTAALWPEVRSHMVQHASLRPHKCTHCSFASKNKKDLRRHMLTHTNEKPFVCQICGQRFNRNGHLKFHMQRLHSSEGKRPGAPAAAAQQTIILKSDEDTLATLQTALQSGQAVLAPERLQQALGQEHIIVAQEQSVTSQEEATYIQEITTADGQTVQHLVTSDNQVQYIIAQDGVQHLLPHEYVVVPEGHHIQVQDGQITHIQYEQGSQFLQEPQIQYMPVSPEQQLVTQAQLEAAAHSAVSAVADAAMAQTQGVFTTEATAEQIQQLQQGIHYDVITLAD, from the exons ATGCGTGCGGCGGGGTGCGGCTCTGACGGCGGCGACGGCGGCCTCCCCCCCCTCAGGTCGAGCCTAGGCGGCCCTGGCAGGGCGGGCATGGAGGAGAATGCGGTGGAGAGCAGCAGCGACGCGGCCCAGCGGGCGGCGCGGGAGGAGCCCTCCGAGAGCGGCCTGGGCATTGGGAGCTCGGAGGCCGTGTCGGCGGACAGCAGCGACGCTGCCTCGGTCCCCGACCCCCTCTCCCGAGAGGATGACTCCAACGTGGGCCAGAGCTCCGACAGCAGCGGGGGCTCCTTG GAAGAGGTGTCGGagagcagctccagcacagaTGTCGTTCCCCGGATTTACCTGCCAGATTCATCCTCCATTGCCCAGTCCACCTTGGTCTCCAGCGTCTCCACTGTGAGCCAGTCCATCATGGTGTCAGAGTCCCCACAAGTCCTGGTCCACTCCAGCATTATCACTGATGGAGCCGCGATCGTGTCAGACTCCACCACGTCCACTTCCTCAGACCTAGGTTCTGCCATCGACAAAATCATCGAGTCCACGATTGGGCCTGACATCATCCAGA gcTGCATTGCTGTGACCAGCGCGGAGGATGGTGGGGCAGAGACTACGCAGTACCTCATTCTGCAGGGCCCCGATGATG GTGCCCCCATGGTGTCCCAGATGGCCACCTCTGCTCTGGCCAATAGCTTGGCGATAGAAGCTGTTGCTGATGGGCCTACCTCCACATGCCTTGACCAGCCTGGCCCTTCAGACCCTTCCAAGCAGTTGGAAGTGCTGGAGCTGCCTGCACGGCCAGATCAGGCCCAAGAGGAGGATGGTGAGGAGGAGCTCGGCCAGCCAGACATGGATGCCCTGGAAGAGATGATGGAGGTGGTCGTGGTGCAGCAGTTCAAGTGCAAGATGTGTCAGTACAAAAGCGTCTCTAAGAAAACGCTGATCAACCACATGAAAGAGCGGCACTTCCAGCCAG TGGGTTCAGCTCTGGTTTTGAAGAAAGGACGTCCACGAAAGGGGGGATCTGCTTCAAagactgcagaggaggaggccccagaagaagaagaagatgACGATATCATGGATGCTGGTGCTATTGATGACCCTGAAG AGGACAGTGACTATAACCCAGCTGAGGATGAGCCCCGTGGGCGACAGCCCAAGTACAGCCGCACTGTCCCCACATCCAGTGAGGAGAGGCCACGGAGACGCCCGGGGAGACCCCGCAAGTTTCCTCGTCTCGATGACATGACCCAGGACATGCCTGAAG GAGGGGAGGTGGAGCCCTTGGTGACATCCCAAAGCACACCGAACCATGAGCTGCAGAACTCGGGAGAAGCCAGTTCCTCTGGCCAACAGAACAGGACCAGCGATAGCCTGGCGGAGCCCAGCATCAACCAATCTGACTCCGAGAACAAGGACCGTTCCTCCAGCACTGGccccgaggaggcagacatcgTCCCCAGGAGGCGAGGGCGGCCCTCCCGCCGCTTCCTGGGCAAGAAATACCGCAAGTACATGGGGCGCAG ATACTACTACAAGTCACCCAAGCCCCTGATGAGGCCCTACCTGTGTCGCATCTGCGGCTCACGTTTCCTCACGCATGATGATCTGCGTTTCCATGTCAACTCACACGAGGCCAATGACCCGCAGCTCTTCAAGTGTCTTCAGTGCAGCTACCGCTCCCGGCGCTGGTCCTCCCTCAAG GAGCACATGTTCAACCACGTGGGCAGCAAGCCCTACAAGTGTGAGGAGTGCAATTACACCAGCGTATACAAGAAGGATGTCATCCGGCACTCCACAGTGCATAGCCGGGACAG gaaaaagagagCTGATCCG CCCCCAAAGCTGAACTCCTTCCCATGCCCTGTATGCAACCGTATCTACCCCATGCAGAAGAGGCTTACGCAGCACATGAAGACGCACAGCACAGAGAAACCACACATGTGTGACAAG TGTGGGAAGTCCTTTAAGAAGCGCTACACCTTCAAGATGCACCTGCTGACACACATCCAGGCCATTGCCAACCGCAG GTTCAAGTGTGAGTTCTGTGACTATGTCTGCGAGGACAAAAAGGTCCTGCTGAACCACCAGCTGTCACACATGAATGACAAGCCCTACAAGTGCAGCTTCTGCAAGTACTCCACCTTCCGGGAGGACTTCCTGGTTTCCCACATGGCTGTCAAGCACACAG GAGGGAAGCCATTTGCTTGTGAGTTCTGTCACTTCACCACCAAGCACAAAAAGAACCTGCGCCTCCATGTGCACTGTCGCCATGCCGACTCCTTCGAGGAGTGGGCCCAGAGGCACCCTGAGGAGCCaccctgccgccgccgccccttCTTCACCCTGCAGCAGATTGAggagctgaagcagcagcacagccaggtgCAGGCCCCAGCTGAGCCAGAGGCCAGTGCGCCG GCTGTCACAGGAGCAGAGCCACCCATCCTCTCACAGGATTCCCTGGGAGGGGCCACCATCATATACGAACAAG ATGTGGCAGGATCAGCAGAACTGGCCACACAGACTGCCCTGGATCTCCTGCTGAACATGAGCACTCAGCGGGAGCTGGCCACAGGCTCGCTGCAg GTGGCAGTGGTGAAGCCGGCTGATTCAGGAGAAGCACAGGCTCCCTGTGAGCCGCAGGcacaggaggaagaggcagagatgGGCTCTAAGGAGCAGCAGAAGTTGGTGACACTGCAcgtggcagagcctggggagacATTGGTGCGGGAGGCTTACGAGGAGGCAGCTCTGGGTGGCTCGGAGCTGCAGCAGATCACTATTCCTTTTGGTGGGACGACAGAGTACAGCATCATCACACCCATCAGTGAGGAGATTCAGGCTCCAGGCACGCTGTACAG cagtgaggaggagAGCCCTGTGGAGACCTCCCACGCAGTTGTGGTGAGCGAAGCTGTGCTGACAGAGGAGGCCCTGAAGGACCATAACAATCACTATATCATGTCATCCAGTGTTCCAGGGAACCAGTTCCATCAGATTGAG CCCCTCAGTGGGGATGCCGCCTTTCCCTCGGCTGCGGAGGGCCAGGAGGCACAGCCTGCCGGAGTCAAGTGGCCCCTGGTGCAGTGTGTCACCAGGCAGCTCCAGAAGGACTCGTCTTTATCCCCAGCCTCCGAGGGGCAGGAAGTCTCATCCCCAAAGGTCAAGTGGCCTGCGCTCCAAGGCATGGCCAAGAAGCTCTCGTGCAAGGTTTCCACAGCCAAGAAGCTCTCGTGCAAGATTTCCACAGCCAAAAAGTTTTCATGCAAGATTTGCACAGCCATGTTCACAGGGAGAGCAGAAATGGAGAGTCACAAGAGAGCCCACATGGGGCCCAGCACTTTCAAGTGTCCCGACTGTCCGTTCACTGCAGCCCTCTGGCCGGAGGTTCGG AGCCACATGGTCCAGCATGCCAGCCTTCGGCCACACAAGTGCACCCACTGCAGCTTCGCCTCCAAGAACAAGAAGGACCTGCGCAGGCACATGCTGACGCACACCAATGAGAAACCCTTTGTCTGCCAGATCTGTGGGCAGAG GTTCAACCGTAATGGGCACCTCAAGTTCCACATGCAGCGTTTGCACAGCTCAGAGGGGAAGAGGCCGGGGgcgcctgcagctgctgcacagcagacCATCATACTGAAGAGCGACGAGGACACGCTGGCCACCCTGCAGA CGGCTCTGCAGTCCGGCCAGGCAGTGCTGGCTCCCGAGCGGCTGCAGCAGGCTCTGGGGCAGGAGCACATCATCGTCGCGCAGGAGCAGAGTGTCACGAGCCAG GAGGAGGCTACGTACATCCAGGAGATCACAACTGCCGACGGACAGACAGTACAGCACTTAGTGACCTCTGACAACCAG GTTCAGTACATCATAGCCCAGGATGGTGTACAGCACTTGCTTCCCCATGAGTATGTTGTTGTCCCAGAGGGACACCACATCCAG GTACAGGATGGTCAGATCACCCACATCCAGTATGAGCAGGGCAGCCAGTTCTTGCAGGAGCCGCAG
- the ZNF335 gene encoding zinc finger protein 335 isoform X6, giving the protein MRAAGCGSDGGDGGLPPLRSSLGGPGRAGMEENAVESSSDAAQRAAREEPSESGLGIGSSEAVSADSSDAASVPDPLSREDDSNVGQSSDSSGGSLEEVSESSSSTDVVPRIYLPDSSSIAQSTLVSSVSTVSQSIMVSESPQVLVHSSIITDGAAIVSDSTTSTSSDLGSAIDKIIESTIGPDIIQSCIAVTSAEDGGAETTQYLILQGPDDGAPMVSQMATSALANSLAIEAVADGPTSTCLDQPGPSDPSKQLEVLELPARPDQAQEEDGEEELGQPDMDALEEMMEVVVVQQFKCKMCQYKSVSKKTLINHMKERHFQPVGSALVLKKGRPRKGGSASKTAEEEAPEEEEDDDIMDAGAIDDPEEDSDYNPAEDEPRGRQPKYSRTVPTSSEERPRRRPGRPRKFPRLDDMTQDMPEGGEVEPLVTSQSTPNHELQNSGEASSSGQQNRTSDSLAEPSINQSDSENKDRSSSTGPEEADIVPRRRGRPSRRFLGKKYRKYYYKSPKPLMRPYLCRICGSRFLTHDDLRFHVNSHEANDPQLFKCLQCSYRSRRWSSLKEHMFNHVGSKPYKCEECNYTSVYKKDVIRHSTVHSRDRKKRADPPPKLNSFPCPVCNRIYPMQKRLTQHMKTHSTEKPHMCDKCGKSFKKRYTFKMHLLTHIQAIANRRFKCEFCDYVCEDKKVLLNHQLSHMNDKPYKCSFCKYSTFREDFLVSHMAVKHTGGKPFACEFCHFTTKHKKNLRLHVHCRHADSFEEWAQRHPEEPPCRRRPFFTLQQIEELKQQHSQVQAPAEPEASAPAPLGPVTYHTIQAVTGAEPPILSQDSLGGATIIYEQDVAGSAELATQTALDLLLNMSTQRELATGSLQVAVVKPADSGEAQAPCEPQAQEEEAEMGSKEQQKLVTLHVAEPGETLVREAYEEAALGGSELQQITIPFGGTTEYSIITPISEEIQAPGTLYSEEESPVETSHAVVVSEAVLTEEALKDHNNHYIMSSSVPGNQFHQIEPLSGDAAFPSAAEGQEAQPAGVKWPLVQCVTRQLQKDSSLSPASEGQEVSSPKVKWPALQGMAKKLSCKVSTAKKLSCKISTAKKFSCKICTAMFTGRAEMESHKRAHMGPSTFKCPDCPFTAALWPEVRSHMVQHASLRPHKCTHCSFASKNKKDLRRHMLTHTNEKPFVCQICGQRFNRNGHLKFHMQRLHSSEGKRPGAPAAAAQQTIILKSDEDTLATLQTALQSGQAVLAPERLQQALGQEHIIVAQEQSVTSQEEATYIQEITTADGQTVQHLVTSDNQVQYIIAQDGVQHLLPHEYVVVPEGHHIQVQDGQITHIQYEQGSQFLQEPQIQYMPVSPEQQLVTQAQLEAAAHSAVSAVADAAMAQTQGVFTTEATAEQIQQLQQGIHYDVITLAD; this is encoded by the exons ATGCGTGCGGCGGGGTGCGGCTCTGACGGCGGCGACGGCGGCCTCCCCCCCCTCAGGTCGAGCCTAGGCGGCCCTGGCAGGGCGGGCATGGAGGAGAATGCGGTGGAGAGCAGCAGCGACGCGGCCCAGCGGGCGGCGCGGGAGGAGCCCTCCGAGAGCGGCCTGGGCATTGGGAGCTCGGAGGCCGTGTCGGCGGACAGCAGCGACGCTGCCTCGGTCCCCGACCCCCTCTCCCGAGAGGATGACTCCAACGTGGGCCAGAGCTCCGACAGCAGCGGGGGCTCCTTG GAAGAGGTGTCGGagagcagctccagcacagaTGTCGTTCCCCGGATTTACCTGCCAGATTCATCCTCCATTGCCCAGTCCACCTTGGTCTCCAGCGTCTCCACTGTGAGCCAGTCCATCATGGTGTCAGAGTCCCCACAAGTCCTGGTCCACTCCAGCATTATCACTGATGGAGCCGCGATCGTGTCAGACTCCACCACGTCCACTTCCTCAGACCTAGGTTCTGCCATCGACAAAATCATCGAGTCCACGATTGGGCCTGACATCATCCAGA gcTGCATTGCTGTGACCAGCGCGGAGGATGGTGGGGCAGAGACTACGCAGTACCTCATTCTGCAGGGCCCCGATGATG GTGCCCCCATGGTGTCCCAGATGGCCACCTCTGCTCTGGCCAATAGCTTGGCGATAGAAGCTGTTGCTGATGGGCCTACCTCCACATGCCTTGACCAGCCTGGCCCTTCAGACCCTTCCAAGCAGTTGGAAGTGCTGGAGCTGCCTGCACGGCCAGATCAGGCCCAAGAGGAGGATGGTGAGGAGGAGCTCGGCCAGCCAGACATGGATGCCCTGGAAGAGATGATGGAGGTGGTCGTGGTGCAGCAGTTCAAGTGCAAGATGTGTCAGTACAAAAGCGTCTCTAAGAAAACGCTGATCAACCACATGAAAGAGCGGCACTTCCAGCCAG TGGGTTCAGCTCTGGTTTTGAAGAAAGGACGTCCACGAAAGGGGGGATCTGCTTCAAagactgcagaggaggaggccccagaagaagaagaagatgACGATATCATGGATGCTGGTGCTATTGATGACCCTGAAG AGGACAGTGACTATAACCCAGCTGAGGATGAGCCCCGTGGGCGACAGCCCAAGTACAGCCGCACTGTCCCCACATCCAGTGAGGAGAGGCCACGGAGACGCCCGGGGAGACCCCGCAAGTTTCCTCGTCTCGATGACATGACCCAGGACATGCCTGAAG GAGGGGAGGTGGAGCCCTTGGTGACATCCCAAAGCACACCGAACCATGAGCTGCAGAACTCGGGAGAAGCCAGTTCCTCTGGCCAACAGAACAGGACCAGCGATAGCCTGGCGGAGCCCAGCATCAACCAATCTGACTCCGAGAACAAGGACCGTTCCTCCAGCACTGGccccgaggaggcagacatcgTCCCCAGGAGGCGAGGGCGGCCCTCCCGCCGCTTCCTGGGCAAGAAATACCGCAA ATACTACTACAAGTCACCCAAGCCCCTGATGAGGCCCTACCTGTGTCGCATCTGCGGCTCACGTTTCCTCACGCATGATGATCTGCGTTTCCATGTCAACTCACACGAGGCCAATGACCCGCAGCTCTTCAAGTGTCTTCAGTGCAGCTACCGCTCCCGGCGCTGGTCCTCCCTCAAG GAGCACATGTTCAACCACGTGGGCAGCAAGCCCTACAAGTGTGAGGAGTGCAATTACACCAGCGTATACAAGAAGGATGTCATCCGGCACTCCACAGTGCATAGCCGGGACAG gaaaaagagagCTGATCCG CCCCCAAAGCTGAACTCCTTCCCATGCCCTGTATGCAACCGTATCTACCCCATGCAGAAGAGGCTTACGCAGCACATGAAGACGCACAGCACAGAGAAACCACACATGTGTGACAAG TGTGGGAAGTCCTTTAAGAAGCGCTACACCTTCAAGATGCACCTGCTGACACACATCCAGGCCATTGCCAACCGCAG GTTCAAGTGTGAGTTCTGTGACTATGTCTGCGAGGACAAAAAGGTCCTGCTGAACCACCAGCTGTCACACATGAATGACAAGCCCTACAAGTGCAGCTTCTGCAAGTACTCCACCTTCCGGGAGGACTTCCTGGTTTCCCACATGGCTGTCAAGCACACAG GAGGGAAGCCATTTGCTTGTGAGTTCTGTCACTTCACCACCAAGCACAAAAAGAACCTGCGCCTCCATGTGCACTGTCGCCATGCCGACTCCTTCGAGGAGTGGGCCCAGAGGCACCCTGAGGAGCCaccctgccgccgccgccccttCTTCACCCTGCAGCAGATTGAggagctgaagcagcagcacagccaggtgCAGGCCCCAGCTGAGCCAGAGGCCAGTGCGCCG GCACCTCTTGGCCCTGTCACCTACCACACGATTCAGGCTGTCACAGGAGCAGAGCCACCCATCCTCTCACAGGATTCCCTGGGAGGGGCCACCATCATATACGAACAAG ATGTGGCAGGATCAGCAGAACTGGCCACACAGACTGCCCTGGATCTCCTGCTGAACATGAGCACTCAGCGGGAGCTGGCCACAGGCTCGCTGCAg GTGGCAGTGGTGAAGCCGGCTGATTCAGGAGAAGCACAGGCTCCCTGTGAGCCGCAGGcacaggaggaagaggcagagatgGGCTCTAAGGAGCAGCAGAAGTTGGTGACACTGCAcgtggcagagcctggggagacATTGGTGCGGGAGGCTTACGAGGAGGCAGCTCTGGGTGGCTCGGAGCTGCAGCAGATCACTATTCCTTTTGGTGGGACGACAGAGTACAGCATCATCACACCCATCAGTGAGGAGATTCAGGCTCCAGGCACGCTGTACAG tgaggaggagAGCCCTGTGGAGACCTCCCACGCAGTTGTGGTGAGCGAAGCTGTGCTGACAGAGGAGGCCCTGAAGGACCATAACAATCACTATATCATGTCATCCAGTGTTCCAGGGAACCAGTTCCATCAGATTGAG CCCCTCAGTGGGGATGCCGCCTTTCCCTCGGCTGCGGAGGGCCAGGAGGCACAGCCTGCCGGAGTCAAGTGGCCCCTGGTGCAGTGTGTCACCAGGCAGCTCCAGAAGGACTCGTCTTTATCCCCAGCCTCCGAGGGGCAGGAAGTCTCATCCCCAAAGGTCAAGTGGCCTGCGCTCCAAGGCATGGCCAAGAAGCTCTCGTGCAAGGTTTCCACAGCCAAGAAGCTCTCGTGCAAGATTTCCACAGCCAAAAAGTTTTCATGCAAGATTTGCACAGCCATGTTCACAGGGAGAGCAGAAATGGAGAGTCACAAGAGAGCCCACATGGGGCCCAGCACTTTCAAGTGTCCCGACTGTCCGTTCACTGCAGCCCTCTGGCCGGAGGTTCGG AGCCACATGGTCCAGCATGCCAGCCTTCGGCCACACAAGTGCACCCACTGCAGCTTCGCCTCCAAGAACAAGAAGGACCTGCGCAGGCACATGCTGACGCACACCAATGAGAAACCCTTTGTCTGCCAGATCTGTGGGCAGAG GTTCAACCGTAATGGGCACCTCAAGTTCCACATGCAGCGTTTGCACAGCTCAGAGGGGAAGAGGCCGGGGgcgcctgcagctgctgcacagcagacCATCATACTGAAGAGCGACGAGGACACGCTGGCCACCCTGCAGA CGGCTCTGCAGTCCGGCCAGGCAGTGCTGGCTCCCGAGCGGCTGCAGCAGGCTCTGGGGCAGGAGCACATCATCGTCGCGCAGGAGCAGAGTGTCACGAGCCAG GAGGAGGCTACGTACATCCAGGAGATCACAACTGCCGACGGACAGACAGTACAGCACTTAGTGACCTCTGACAACCAG GTTCAGTACATCATAGCCCAGGATGGTGTACAGCACTTGCTTCCCCATGAGTATGTTGTTGTCCCAGAGGGACACCACATCCAG GTACAGGATGGTCAGATCACCCACATCCAGTATGAGCAGGGCAGCCAGTTCTTGCAGGAGCCGCAG